The genomic interval CCTTGCCAAAGCTATATGGAGGAGTTTTTTGCGATGATGGTAGTGCTTCAACTTTTTGCACTTGAAGTAGCAATCAGATTAGGAAATGATGTAGATATGCCACGTAATCTCGCCAAAAGTGTTACGGTTGAATAATTGCCTTATTATCCTTAATCTCTAGCACTTTAACCTTATCTCCCTCTTGCAAGTTATAAGAAGGCTGCTGGCTATTCTCTTTGCTCTCTTGCTCATACGCCCACAAAGTGCCTTTAAAATACACCATTCCTTGTTGTATTTCGCCTATGCCACCCTCTAGTAAGCTATCTTCATATACTTGTGAGTGGCTAAACCACGATTTTATGGGTTTTCTTAGTGCTACAAGTGAGAGGAGCGAAAAAAGACAAATACTCACAGCCTGCCACACAAAAGCATTTCCAAAGTGATGAAAACCAATAAAAAATTCAATAGCTGATGTTATACAAAATCCTATGCCCACAAATAAAAGAAAAAACGAGCCAAAAAATATTTCAGCTATTATCACAGCAATACCTACACCTAGCAATATTAAAGCTGACATTATTTTCTCCTTATGTGTGTGAG from Helicobacter hepaticus ATCC 51449 carries:
- a CDS encoding NfeD family protein, yielding MSALILLGVGIAVIIAEIFFGSFFLLFVGIGFCITSAIEFFIGFHHFGNAFVWQAVSICLFSLLSLVALRKPIKSWFSHSQVYEDSLLEGGIGEIQQGMVYFKGTLWAYEQESKENSQQPSYNLQEGDKVKVLEIKDNKAIIQP